One window of the Papaver somniferum cultivar HN1 unplaced genomic scaffold, ASM357369v1 unplaced-scaffold_23, whole genome shotgun sequence genome contains the following:
- the LOC113340759 gene encoding uncharacterized protein LOC113340759, whose product MVESVSQTPPESPNHQTTEIPFTSNSGNPRTLDPYVIHPSDNPATVLFSPLLQGDNYGSWVRGITKALNAKGKLGFVDGSLPPPTDELTYQCWKRCDDLVGSWLLNSCQPDIRASCLYAPSSHAIWKDIQVRFCISNAPILFRLKSAIAAIRQESMSVSLYYTKIKTLWDQYDSLVAVTEVCICGAGKSLLERLERDRAVEFLQGLHDKFSNLRSQILLMDPFPTALRIFNMVQQEEEQQHITSSPLPNIESAALNTNRFAAPSSANRSAASHNKRPRPHCDFCNRHGHVRDRCYRLHGFPSSSTSQPVAANTIAAPSESQLTN is encoded by the coding sequence ATGGTTGAATCAGTTTCTCAAACACCACCTGAAAGTCCCAATCACCAAACCACAGAAATCCCATTCACTTCAAACTCAGGAAACCCTAGAACTTTGGACCCATACGTAATTCATCCCAGCGACAACCCAGCTACTGTGTTGTTCTCTCCGTTGTTACAAGGTGATAATTACGGATCATGGGTGAGAGGTATCACCAAGGCTCTCAATGCTAAGGGAAAACTTGGATTCGTGGATGGCTCCCTTCCTCCTCCCACTGATGAACTGACTTATCAGTGTTGGAAACGTTGTGACGATTTGGTGGGCAGTTGGCTGCTTAATTCATGCCAACCAGATATCAGGGCAAGCTGTTTATATGCTCCTTCCTCTCACGCAATCTGGAAGGATATACAGGTGAGATTCTGCATATCTAATGCTCCTATCTTATTTCGTTTAAAATCTGCTATTGCTGCGATTCGACAAGAGTCGATGTCTGTGTCTCTGTACTATACCAAAATCAAAACCTTGTGGGATCAATATGATTCCCTTGTCGCTGTCACGGAGGTGTGCATCTGTGGAGCTGGAAAGTCGCTGCTTGAAAGATTGGAACGTGACAGAGCCGTGGAATTCCTTCAAGGTTTGCACGACAAGTTTTCAAACCTCAGAAGTCAGATCCTTTTAATGGATCCATTTCCAACAGCACTCCGTATTTTCAATATGGTGCAGCAGGAGGAGGAACAACAACATATCACCTCGAGTCCTCTTCCTAACATCGAGTCGGCTGCTCTCAACACGAATCGCTTTGCTGCGCCGTCTTCTGCTAACCGATCTGCTGCAAGTCACAACAAAAGGCCAAGACCTCATTGTGATTTTTGTAACCGCCATGGACATGTCAGGGATCGCTGCTATCGTCTTCACGGTTTCCCGTCTTCCTCTACATCACAGCCGGTTGCTGCCAATACTATCGCTGCTCCTTCCGAATCACAGCTTACCAATTAG